The Catenulispora sp. EB89 genome includes a region encoding these proteins:
- a CDS encoding BTAD domain-containing putative transcriptional regulator encodes MVHDSDRQYLAPQGPPPGLAQAQARQAPVALKRQRSAADVITGLGALLALLALVIGVPLALAYFVGWPLPHKMPSGGLLNATIDTKTFTNVLAVLVWLAWAQFSACVLVEALAAARGIGMPSHVPLSGGSQILARQLVAAVLLITASAASFAPGLSSLGRTPDDGPHRAPTVATQVLQHGTRADAPVPSGPAARTATSIDARTTADSKGTPVKGATKFYRVQPPAGRHHDSLWEIAQRHLGDGRRYQEIYELNKDRVQPDGSTLTKASLIRPGWILEMPADAVGGDLVGDPAAPVQAQAQPQAPMQTPTDTGRSPQRQGAPAGALDATNNDVSATEQTMNLAAVTDATDSAGRVAGEVAQHAGDGSGQRSDAVQIIAGSLSQNTQNTQTHQTPQPKQPPQSPQTPQTPHQSSASPTHTHTNGPAHHEQAPAGDQSPYRLPLELVSAPLLAAGLLGALTRNRTRQLWNRAAGRRLSGPGDAAGAEEAIRLGAGVADVRFLNQALRELSASLATAGRPLPAVRMANLTESGLELRLAEPAPAAPQPWHTRPDGLAWWVARTDVGTVAKRVVEAAVAPCPGLVTVGAVGPDAATRVLLDLEASCGVISVGGDDAMRRAVLAAMAVELLTNTWSDKMTVTLVGFAGDLTTLAPGRVHQTRSLEEVLPGLETELAERRRGLSEAGLDSVLGGRLGMVGGAGWPPHFIICAAPVSGPTAARLAAVIGDPARVGIGYLIAGDVPGATWTATVDAAGRLRLPALDLDVAAQRLPDDQYRSVLALFEATRDLDGEPILPLTAEAAVLEAQLRLTPTVSVRLLGDLEVTGAYGDLDEDRVDQAAEALTFLMLHRDGVHPRVLTSALFPRGATNEVGDQVLHRVGTWLGVAPDGSPNLVTLPDGRLTVSQSVRSDWEMFKNMRALADADPRYQDAKNRDQVLGQALGLVRGPLLAHRETSRYGWLAYESVEAEVPALIADTAVELCELRLSLGDAEGAIDAVRSGMRGSPSDEELCRALLRATHATGDEQRLREVIATVEAQTRAVHGERGLHPKTEALVDELLPSWREGRGAVAVGV; translated from the coding sequence ATGGTGCACGACTCGGACCGGCAGTACCTCGCGCCGCAGGGACCGCCGCCGGGCTTGGCGCAGGCGCAGGCGCGGCAGGCTCCGGTCGCGCTGAAGCGGCAGCGCAGCGCCGCGGACGTGATCACCGGCCTGGGCGCGCTGTTGGCGTTGCTGGCGCTGGTGATCGGCGTGCCGCTGGCCCTGGCGTACTTCGTCGGCTGGCCCCTGCCGCACAAGATGCCCTCCGGCGGCCTGCTCAACGCCACGATCGACACCAAGACGTTCACCAACGTGCTGGCGGTCCTGGTCTGGCTGGCGTGGGCGCAGTTCTCGGCGTGCGTGCTCGTCGAGGCGCTGGCCGCCGCGCGCGGCATCGGGATGCCCAGCCACGTGCCGCTGTCCGGCGGCAGCCAGATCCTGGCCCGCCAGCTGGTCGCCGCGGTCCTGCTGATCACCGCCTCCGCCGCGTCCTTCGCCCCCGGCCTGTCCTCGCTCGGCCGCACCCCCGACGACGGCCCGCACCGCGCGCCGACCGTCGCGACCCAGGTCCTGCAACACGGCACCCGCGCCGACGCCCCGGTGCCCTCGGGCCCGGCCGCCCGCACCGCGACGAGCATCGACGCCCGCACCACGGCCGATTCGAAGGGCACCCCGGTAAAGGGCGCGACGAAGTTCTACCGCGTGCAGCCCCCGGCCGGCCGGCACCACGACTCGCTGTGGGAGATCGCGCAGCGGCACCTCGGCGACGGCCGCAGGTACCAGGAGATCTACGAGCTCAACAAGGACCGGGTGCAGCCGGACGGCTCGACGCTGACGAAGGCCTCGCTGATCCGGCCGGGCTGGATCCTGGAGATGCCGGCCGACGCGGTCGGCGGGGATCTGGTCGGCGATCCGGCGGCACCGGTTCAGGCCCAGGCACAGCCACAGGCGCCGATGCAGACGCCGACGGACACCGGCAGGTCTCCGCAGCGGCAAGGCGCCCCGGCCGGCGCGCTCGACGCGACGAACAACGACGTCTCCGCCACGGAACAGACCATGAACCTGGCCGCCGTGACCGACGCCACCGATTCGGCCGGCCGGGTCGCCGGCGAAGTCGCCCAGCACGCCGGAGACGGCTCCGGGCAGCGTTCGGACGCGGTCCAGATCATCGCCGGGAGCCTGTCGCAGAACACGCAGAACACGCAGACCCACCAGACACCGCAGCCGAAGCAGCCACCACAGTCGCCGCAGACGCCGCAGACGCCGCACCAGTCCTCGGCGTCGCCGACGCACACGCACACCAACGGCCCGGCCCACCACGAGCAGGCACCGGCCGGCGACCAGTCGCCCTACCGCCTGCCCCTGGAGCTGGTCTCCGCGCCGTTGCTGGCCGCCGGGCTGCTCGGCGCGCTGACCCGCAACCGGACCCGTCAGCTGTGGAACCGCGCCGCCGGCCGGCGGCTGTCCGGCCCCGGCGACGCCGCGGGCGCGGAGGAGGCGATCCGGCTCGGCGCCGGGGTGGCCGACGTGCGCTTCCTGAACCAGGCGCTGCGCGAGCTGTCGGCGTCGCTGGCCACCGCCGGCCGGCCGCTGCCCGCCGTGCGGATGGCGAACCTGACCGAATCAGGCCTCGAACTCCGGCTGGCCGAGCCCGCGCCGGCCGCCCCGCAGCCCTGGCACACCCGGCCGGACGGGCTCGCCTGGTGGGTGGCCCGCACGGACGTCGGCACGGTCGCCAAGCGCGTCGTGGAGGCGGCCGTGGCGCCGTGTCCGGGGCTGGTGACGGTCGGCGCGGTCGGCCCGGACGCGGCCACCCGCGTGCTGCTGGACCTGGAAGCCTCGTGCGGCGTGATCTCGGTCGGCGGCGACGACGCCATGCGCCGCGCGGTGCTCGCCGCGATGGCCGTGGAGCTGCTGACCAACACCTGGTCGGACAAGATGACGGTGACGCTCGTGGGCTTCGCCGGCGACCTGACGACGCTGGCCCCGGGCCGCGTGCACCAGACGCGGTCCCTGGAGGAAGTGCTCCCCGGCCTGGAGACCGAACTCGCCGAGCGCCGCCGCGGCCTGTCCGAGGCCGGTCTGGACTCGGTGCTGGGCGGCCGCCTGGGCATGGTCGGCGGCGCGGGCTGGCCGCCGCACTTCATCATCTGCGCGGCCCCGGTCTCCGGGCCGACCGCGGCCCGCCTGGCCGCGGTCATCGGCGACCCGGCGCGCGTGGGCATCGGCTACCTGATCGCCGGCGACGTCCCGGGCGCCACCTGGACGGCCACCGTCGACGCCGCCGGCCGGCTCCGGCTGCCGGCGCTCGACCTGGACGTGGCGGCCCAGCGCCTGCCGGACGACCAGTACCGGTCGGTCCTGGCGCTCTTCGAGGCCACCCGGGACCTGGACGGCGAGCCGATCCTGCCGCTGACCGCCGAAGCCGCGGTCCTGGAGGCGCAGCTCCGCCTGACGCCGACGGTCTCCGTGCGCCTGCTGGGCGACCTGGAGGTCACCGGCGCGTACGGAGACCTGGACGAGGACCGCGTCGACCAGGCCGCCGAGGCCCTGACCTTCCTGATGCTGCACCGCGACGGCGTCCATCCCCGAGTGCTCACCTCGGCGCTGTTCCCGCGCGGCGCCACGAACGAGGTCGGCGACCAGGTCCTGCACCGCGTGGGCACCTGGCTCGGCGTGGCCCCGGACGGCTCCCCGAACCTTGTGACCCTGCCCGACGGCCGCCTGACCGTCTCGCAGAGCGTGCGCAGCGACTGGGAGATGTTCAAGAACATGCGCGCCCTGGCCGACGCCGACCCGCGGTATCAGGACGCGAAGAACCGCGACCAGGTCCTCGGCCAGGCCCTCGGGCTGGTCCGCGGACCGCTGCTGGCGCACCGGGAAACAAGCCGCTACGGCTGGCTGGCGTACGAGTCGGTGGAGGCCGAGGTGCCGGCGCTGATCGCGGACACCGCGGTCGAACTGTGCGAGCTGCGGCTGTCGCTCGGCGACGCCGAGGGCGCGATCGACGCGGTCCGCAGCGGAATGCGCGGCTCGCCCTCCGACGAAGAACTGTGCCGCGCCCTGCTGCGCGCGACCCACGCCACCGGCGACGAGCAGCGGCTGCGCGAGGTGATCGCGACGGTCGAGGCGCAGACCCGGGCGGTCCACGGCGAGCGCGGTCTGCATCCGAAGACCGAAGCGCTGGTGGACGAGCTGCTGCCGAGCTGGCGCGAGGGACGCGGGGCCGTGGCCGTCGGCGTCTAG
- a CDS encoding response regulator transcription factor — MTRVLVVEDEDSISDPLSYMLRNEGFEVAVADTGPAALEEFDRHGADLVLLDLMLPGLPGTEVCRQIRAKSNVPVIMLTAKDSEIDKVVGLELGADDYVTKPFSARELVARIRAVLRRQAASDEPDGGALEAGPVRMDVDRHKVTVDGRPVELPLKEFELLEMLLRNSGRVLTRMQLIDRVWGADYVGDTKTLDVHVKRLRAKIEPDPGTPVHLVTVRGLGYKFEG; from the coding sequence GTGACCCGTGTACTCGTGGTCGAGGACGAGGACTCGATCAGCGACCCCCTGTCCTACATGCTGCGCAACGAGGGCTTCGAGGTGGCGGTCGCCGACACCGGCCCGGCCGCGCTGGAGGAGTTCGACCGGCACGGCGCCGACCTGGTCCTGCTGGACCTGATGCTGCCGGGGCTGCCCGGCACCGAGGTCTGCCGCCAGATCCGGGCCAAGTCCAACGTCCCGGTGATCATGCTCACCGCCAAGGACAGCGAGATCGACAAGGTCGTCGGCCTGGAGCTGGGCGCCGACGACTACGTCACCAAGCCGTTCTCGGCCCGCGAGCTGGTGGCCCGCATCCGCGCGGTCCTGCGCCGCCAGGCCGCCAGCGACGAGCCGGACGGCGGCGCGCTGGAGGCCGGCCCGGTCCGCATGGACGTGGACCGGCACAAGGTGACCGTCGACGGCCGCCCGGTGGAGCTGCCGCTGAAGGAGTTCGAACTGCTGGAGATGCTGCTGCGCAACTCCGGCCGGGTGCTGACCCGCATGCAGCTGATCGACCGGGTCTGGGGCGCCGACTACGTCGGCGACACCAAGACGCTGGACGTGCACGTCAAGCGGCTGCGCGCGAAGATCGAGCCGGACCCGGGGACCCCGGTGCACCTGGTGACGGTGCGCGGGCTCGGGTACAAGTTCGAGGGCTGA
- a CDS encoding sensor histidine kinase yields MNVNAATAGLAALIGLGTGVSGALAFRFSERERVGPPEPPSDDPVPPGVAGVLQVLRSSAVVLDASDAVVKASPAAYAMGLVKSRSLTSPELLDLARQVRRDGEIRQVEMDVPHGATAVLHSTVRIAPLGATLVLVLVEDRTEARRVDEVRRDFVANVSHELKTPVGALSLLAEAVQSASDDPEAVRRFAARMQQESARLTSLIQDLIDLSRVQIDAPLSASAEKVRVAEVVADALDRSYETAAARRIELVADAEEDVAVRGDRTQLAAALGNLVENAVNYSPDDTRVAVAVKHNGDRVEIAVTDQGIGIPERDLERIFERFYRVDPARSRATGGTGLGLSIVKHIAATHGGEVSVWSSEGNGSTFTLKLPVCVEERDLARAV; encoded by the coding sequence GTGAACGTCAATGCTGCGACCGCCGGGCTGGCCGCGCTGATCGGCCTGGGTACCGGGGTCAGCGGAGCTTTGGCCTTCCGGTTCAGTGAAAGGGAACGCGTGGGTCCACCCGAACCGCCGAGCGACGATCCGGTCCCGCCGGGCGTGGCCGGTGTCCTGCAGGTCCTGCGAAGCTCGGCCGTCGTACTGGACGCCAGTGACGCCGTCGTGAAGGCCTCTCCGGCAGCTTATGCCATGGGACTGGTCAAGTCCCGCTCTCTCACCTCGCCCGAGCTGCTCGACCTGGCCCGCCAGGTGCGCCGGGACGGCGAGATACGCCAGGTCGAGATGGACGTGCCGCACGGCGCGACCGCCGTGCTGCACTCCACCGTCCGGATCGCGCCGCTGGGCGCCACGCTGGTGCTGGTGCTGGTCGAGGACCGCACCGAGGCCCGGCGGGTGGACGAGGTGCGCCGGGACTTCGTGGCGAACGTCTCGCACGAGCTCAAGACCCCGGTCGGGGCGCTGTCGCTGCTGGCCGAGGCCGTGCAGTCGGCTTCCGACGACCCCGAGGCGGTCCGCCGCTTCGCGGCCCGGATGCAGCAGGAGTCGGCCCGGCTGACCTCGCTGATCCAGGACCTGATCGACCTGTCCCGGGTGCAGATCGACGCCCCGCTGTCCGCCTCGGCGGAGAAGGTGCGCGTCGCCGAGGTGGTGGCCGACGCCCTGGACCGCAGCTACGAGACGGCCGCGGCGCGCCGGATCGAGCTGGTCGCCGACGCCGAGGAAGACGTCGCGGTGCGCGGCGACCGGACCCAGCTGGCCGCGGCCCTGGGCAACCTGGTCGAGAACGCCGTGAACTACTCGCCGGACGACACCCGGGTCGCGGTGGCCGTCAAGCACAACGGCGACCGGGTCGAGATCGCGGTCACCGACCAGGGCATCGGGATACCCGAACGCGACCTGGAGCGGATCTTCGAGCGGTTCTACCGGGTCGACCCGGCGCGCTCGCGCGCCACCGGCGGTACCGGTCTGGGCCTGTCGATCGTCAAGCACATCGCGGCCACGCACGGCGGGGAGGTGTCGGTGTGGTCCTCCGAGGGGAACGGCTCCACCTTCACCCTGAAGCTCCCCGTCTGTGTCGAGGAACGCGATCTGGCACGGGCCGTGTGA
- the phoU gene encoding phosphate signaling complex protein PhoU, with amino-acid sequence MRDAFHEELDSISETLVEMTRLVGSAMARATTALLDADLTLAESVIDADDKVDELQHTLDDNSFDLLARQQPVAGDLRTIITSLRMSADLERMGDLARHVAKVARRRYPQSAIPPEIRGTIVEMGDIASELVAKVGSIIAARDVEAALALESEDDEMDRLHRGLFKSLMDDKWKHGIETAVDVTLCGRYYERYADHAVSVAKRMVFLVTGEHPETVS; translated from the coding sequence ATGCGCGACGCCTTCCACGAGGAGCTCGACTCGATCAGCGAGACCCTGGTCGAGATGACGCGGCTGGTCGGCTCGGCCATGGCCCGGGCCACCACCGCGCTCCTGGACGCGGACCTGACCCTGGCCGAGTCCGTGATCGACGCCGACGACAAGGTCGACGAGCTCCAGCACACGCTGGACGACAACAGCTTCGACCTCCTGGCCCGCCAGCAGCCGGTGGCCGGCGACCTGCGCACCATCATCACCAGCCTGCGCATGAGCGCGGACCTGGAGCGCATGGGCGACCTGGCCCGGCACGTGGCCAAGGTGGCCCGCCGCCGCTACCCGCAGTCGGCGATCCCGCCGGAGATCCGCGGCACCATCGTGGAGATGGGCGACATCGCCTCCGAGCTGGTCGCCAAGGTCGGCTCGATCATCGCCGCCCGCGACGTCGAGGCCGCGCTGGCCCTGGAATCCGAGGACGACGAGATGGACCGCCTGCACCGCGGCCTGTTCAAGTCGCTGATGGACGACAAGTGGAAGCACGGCATCGAGACCGCCGTGGACGTCACCCTGTGCGGCCGCTACTACGAGCGGTACGCCGACCACGCGGTGTCGGTGGCCAAGCGCATGGTGTTCCTGGTGACCGGCGAGCACCCCGAGACCGTCAGCTGA
- a CDS encoding SigE family RNA polymerase sigma factor — protein sequence MRSLRKGTSPEHQEEFRAFVTGSQGHLRRSAYVLCGDWHLAEDLVQTAYQRIFRAWQRVRLVDMPDAYARRVVYRCYLDSRKWHREAASIEALVDRPVREGDAAMRLTILAALAELAPRTRAVVALRYWEDQSVEQTAAALDMSQGTVKSMSARGLAQLRVRLGDFASLLPDSVETR from the coding sequence GTGAGATCTCTCAGGAAAGGCACCAGCCCGGAGCATCAAGAGGAGTTCCGGGCCTTCGTCACGGGAAGTCAGGGCCACCTGAGGCGCTCGGCCTATGTGCTGTGCGGCGACTGGCACCTTGCCGAAGACCTCGTCCAGACCGCCTATCAGCGGATCTTCCGGGCCTGGCAGCGGGTGCGGCTGGTGGACATGCCGGACGCGTACGCGCGCCGCGTCGTCTACCGCTGCTACCTCGACAGCCGCAAGTGGCATCGGGAGGCGGCCTCGATCGAGGCGCTGGTCGACCGGCCGGTCCGGGAGGGCGACGCCGCGATGCGGCTGACCATCCTGGCGGCGCTGGCCGAGCTGGCCCCGCGCACCCGCGCGGTCGTCGCGCTGCGCTACTGGGAGGACCAGAGCGTCGAGCAGACGGCGGCCGCGCTGGACATGAGCCAGGGCACGGTCAAGAGCATGTCCGCGCGCGGGCTGGCACAGCTGCGCGTGCGGTTGGGCGACTTCGCGAGCCTGCTTCCCGACTCCGTAGAAACCAGGTGA
- a CDS encoding GTP-binding protein, translating into MPTVNIGILAHVDAGKTSLTERLLFETGVIGRLGSVDAGTTQTDRGEIERRRGITIKSAVAALGVGDLRVNLIDTPGHSDFVAEVERALGVLDGAVLVLSAVEGVQAHTRRLMKTLRRLRVPTLLFVNKIDRVGARHEELLADVRRLLTPGAVAVTAAEDAGTKAARVRPAVLGAADAERLAEHDDAVLAALVDDRFPGESELREALARQTALGRAYPVYFGSAITGVGVAELIDGVRDLLPRAGGDAYGETRGTVFAIERGRAGEKIAYVRVRNGVLRVRDRTEFGTITGLQVVGLQGADEARPGDIAKVRGLPGIRVGDRFGSAETGQAANTATTTNTATDFATPSLETVVRAADGDRTRLHAALVAMADQDPLIRTRALPGGESSVLLYGEVQKEVIAATLAEEYGVQALFEPSRTVYTERPVGVGEYREDMTHDPSTRFRATLGFRVAPGPAGSGRVFRYETELGALPPVFHRATEETVLRALDQGLDGWEVTDVVVTMVHSGFCSVTSVAADFRKLAPFVLMRALTEAGTEVHEPCHAFELDVPADTVSAVLSALMAAEAEIEVSEGGTASWSLRGNLPARTVQDVEKTLPALTRGEAVWLSQAAGERPVRSRPAARERTDGNPAELGEYLRHLALEKA; encoded by the coding sequence GTGCCCACTGTGAACATCGGAATCCTCGCGCATGTCGACGCGGGTAAGACCAGCCTGACCGAGCGCCTGCTCTTCGAGACCGGCGTTATCGGCCGGCTCGGCAGCGTGGACGCCGGGACCACCCAGACCGACCGGGGTGAGATCGAGCGGCGGCGGGGGATCACCATCAAGTCCGCGGTCGCCGCGCTTGGCGTCGGTGACCTGCGCGTCAACCTCATCGACACGCCCGGGCACTCCGACTTCGTCGCCGAGGTCGAGCGGGCGCTGGGGGTACTGGACGGCGCCGTGCTCGTGCTCTCGGCTGTCGAGGGGGTGCAGGCGCACACCCGGCGGCTGATGAAGACGCTGCGGCGGCTGCGGGTGCCGACGCTGCTGTTCGTGAACAAGATCGACCGGGTCGGTGCGCGGCACGAGGAGCTGCTCGCGGATGTGCGCAGGCTGCTGACGCCCGGCGCTGTCGCCGTGACCGCGGCCGAGGATGCCGGGACGAAGGCGGCGCGCGTGCGGCCCGCGGTCCTCGGCGCTGCCGATGCCGAGCGGCTGGCCGAACACGACGACGCCGTCCTGGCCGCGCTGGTCGACGACCGCTTCCCCGGTGAGTCCGAGCTGCGCGAAGCTCTGGCGCGCCAGACGGCGCTCGGCCGCGCGTACCCCGTCTACTTCGGCTCGGCGATCACCGGAGTCGGGGTCGCAGAGCTCATCGACGGTGTCCGTGACCTGTTGCCGCGCGCCGGCGGTGACGCCTACGGCGAGACCCGCGGCACGGTCTTCGCCATCGAGCGCGGACGTGCGGGGGAGAAGATCGCTTACGTGCGCGTGCGCAACGGCGTGCTCCGCGTCCGCGACCGCACCGAGTTCGGCACGATCACCGGCCTGCAGGTGGTCGGGCTCCAGGGCGCCGATGAGGCACGCCCCGGCGACATCGCGAAGGTCAGGGGACTGCCCGGGATCCGGGTCGGCGACCGCTTCGGATCCGCCGAGACCGGTCAAGCGGCAAACACTGCCACCACCACCAACACCGCCACCGACTTCGCCACCCCAAGCCTGGAAACCGTCGTCCGCGCAGCCGACGGCGACCGCACCCGCCTGCACGCCGCCCTGGTCGCCATGGCGGACCAGGATCCGCTGATCCGCACCCGCGCACTCCCCGGCGGCGAAAGCTCCGTGCTCCTCTACGGCGAGGTCCAGAAAGAGGTCATCGCCGCCACGCTGGCCGAGGAGTACGGCGTCCAAGCGCTCTTCGAACCCAGCCGCACCGTCTACACCGAGCGCCCCGTCGGCGTCGGCGAGTACCGCGAGGACATGACCCACGACCCGAGCACCCGCTTCCGCGCGACCCTCGGTTTCCGGGTCGCGCCGGGCCCGGCGGGCAGCGGGCGGGTGTTCCGCTACGAGACCGAGCTCGGCGCGCTGCCGCCGGTGTTCCACCGCGCCACCGAGGAGACCGTGCTGCGGGCGCTGGACCAGGGGCTCGACGGCTGGGAGGTGACGGACGTGGTGGTGACCATGGTGCACAGCGGTTTCTGCTCGGTCACCAGCGTCGCCGCCGACTTCCGGAAGCTCGCGCCGTTCGTGCTGATGCGGGCGCTGACCGAGGCCGGGACCGAGGTCCACGAGCCCTGCCACGCCTTCGAGCTCGACGTCCCGGCGGACACGGTCTCGGCGGTGTTGTCGGCGCTGATGGCGGCGGAGGCCGAGATCGAGGTGTCGGAGGGCGGGACCGCGTCCTGGTCCTTGCGCGGGAACCTGCCGGCGCGGACAGTTCAGGACGTCGAGAAGACGTTGCCCGCGCTCACGCGAGGCGAGGCGGTCTGGCTGTCGCAGGCGGCGGGGGAGCGGCCGGTGCGGAGCCGGCCGGCGGCCCGGGAGCGGACCGACGGGAACCCGGCCGAGCTCGGCGAGTACCTGCGTCACCTGGCGTTGGAGAAGGCGTAG
- a CDS encoding phosphoglyceromutase, translating into MTAEYRLILLRHGESEWNAKNLFTGWVDVNLNAKGEAEAVRGGELLREHDLLPDVVHTSVLRRAIRTANLSLEAADRHWIPVRRSWRLNERHYGALQGKDKAATLAEFGEEQFMLWRRSYDVPPPPLAVDDKYSQYDDARYAGLPTEIRPQTECLKDVVERMLPYWYDAIVPDLRGGNTVLVAAHGNSLRALVKHLDGISDADIAALNIPTGIPLLYTLDADFRPTKTGGEYLDPAAAAESIEAVKNQGKK; encoded by the coding sequence ATGACCGCCGAATACCGCCTCATCCTGCTCCGCCACGGCGAGAGCGAGTGGAACGCCAAGAACCTGTTCACCGGCTGGGTGGACGTCAACCTCAACGCCAAGGGCGAGGCCGAGGCCGTGCGCGGCGGCGAACTGCTGCGCGAGCACGACCTGCTGCCGGACGTGGTCCACACCTCGGTGCTCCGCCGCGCGATCCGCACCGCGAATCTGTCACTGGAGGCCGCCGACCGCCACTGGATCCCGGTGCGCCGCAGCTGGCGCCTCAACGAGCGGCACTACGGCGCGCTGCAGGGCAAGGACAAGGCCGCCACGCTGGCGGAGTTCGGCGAGGAGCAGTTCATGCTCTGGCGCCGCTCCTACGACGTCCCCCCGCCGCCGCTCGCGGTGGACGACAAGTACTCGCAGTACGACGACGCGCGCTACGCGGGCCTGCCGACCGAAATCCGTCCGCAGACCGAGTGCCTGAAGGACGTCGTCGAGCGCATGCTGCCGTACTGGTACGACGCGATCGTCCCGGACCTGCGCGGCGGCAACACCGTACTGGTGGCCGCGCACGGCAACTCGCTGCGCGCGCTGGTGAAGCACCTGGACGGCATCTCCGACGCGGACATCGCCGCCCTGAACATCCCCACCGGCATCCCGCTGCTCTACACGCTGGACGCCGACTTCCGGCCGACGAAGACCGGCGGCGAGTACCTGGACCCGGCGGCCGCGGCGGAGTCGATCGAGGCGGTCAAGAACCAGGGGAAGAAGTAG
- a CDS encoding YbjN domain-containing protein produces MGGDRESLKAAARAAVRDAVADAGIEYEQPDESTFVVKLPGEHKLWTTCSLVVGDHTLSLNAFVARRPDENHEGVYRWLLERNTRLGSLAFALDRLGDVYLVGRLPLGLITAETVDQLLGEAVAASDSSFDQLLELGFASAIRREWEWRTSRGESLANLAAFRHLIERTPDTRDENGPTPPK; encoded by the coding sequence ATGGGTGGTGATCGAGAAAGCCTCAAGGCCGCCGCGCGCGCGGCGGTCCGGGACGCGGTGGCCGACGCCGGAATCGAGTACGAGCAGCCTGACGAGAGCACGTTCGTCGTGAAGCTCCCCGGCGAGCACAAGCTGTGGACCACGTGCTCGCTGGTGGTCGGCGACCACACGCTGTCGCTCAACGCGTTCGTAGCGCGCCGTCCCGATGAGAACCACGAGGGCGTCTACCGCTGGCTCCTGGAGCGCAACACCCGCCTCGGCTCGCTGGCCTTCGCGCTGGACCGGCTCGGCGACGTCTACCTGGTGGGCCGGCTGCCGCTGGGCCTGATCACCGCCGAGACCGTGGACCAGCTGCTCGGCGAGGCGGTCGCGGCCTCCGACTCCTCCTTCGACCAGCTGCTGGAGCTGGGTTTCGCCTCGGCGATCCGCCGCGAGTGGGAGTGGCGCACCTCCCGCGGGGAGTCGCTGGCGAACCTCGCGGCGTTCCGCCATCTCATCGAGCGGACACCCGACACCCGGGACGAGAACGGCCCCACACCCCCGAAGTAG
- the mshA gene encoding D-inositol-3-phosphate glycosyltransferase: MESLPRRVALLSVHTSPLHQPGTGDAGGMNVYIVELSRRLADLGIEVEIFTRATTGALPPAVDLAPGVLVRHVTAGPYEGLSKEDLPGQLCAFTSGVLRTEAMHEPGYYDLIHSHYWLSGQVGWLAKERWGVPLIHSMHTLGKVKNAALALGDDPEPTARLVGEDQVVDAADRLIANTDQEASELVRLYGADPDRVSTVNPGVDLDRFRPGDKRAARESVGLPSDASVLLFVGRIQPLKAPDVLLRTAAELIAREPERREKLVVAVVGGPSGSGLAEPTHLHRLARRLGIADVVRFVKPVDQTRLADWYRAADIAVVPSYSESFGLVAIEAQACGTPVVAARVGGLATAVADGRSGTLVTGHDPGDYATATARLLDAPHLLADYGENAVEHAARFGWSATAAATADVYSRSIEDLRALRYRELCAGQ; the protein is encoded by the coding sequence GTGGAATCGCTGCCCAGGCGTGTGGCGCTCCTTTCCGTACACACCTCTCCGCTGCACCAGCCGGGTACCGGCGACGCGGGAGGGATGAACGTCTACATCGTCGAGCTCTCGCGGCGGCTGGCCGATCTGGGGATCGAGGTGGAGATCTTCACGCGGGCCACCACCGGCGCGCTGCCGCCGGCCGTGGACCTCGCGCCCGGGGTTCTGGTGCGGCACGTCACCGCCGGGCCCTACGAGGGCCTGTCCAAGGAGGACCTGCCGGGGCAGCTGTGCGCCTTCACCTCCGGCGTCCTGCGGACCGAGGCCATGCACGAGCCCGGCTACTACGACCTCATCCACTCCCACTACTGGCTCTCCGGCCAGGTGGGCTGGCTGGCCAAGGAGCGGTGGGGCGTCCCGCTCATCCACTCCATGCACACTCTGGGCAAGGTGAAGAACGCCGCGCTCGCGCTCGGTGACGACCCCGAGCCGACGGCCCGGCTGGTCGGCGAGGACCAGGTGGTGGACGCCGCCGACCGGCTGATCGCCAACACCGACCAGGAGGCCTCCGAGCTGGTGCGGCTCTACGGCGCCGATCCCGACCGGGTCTCGACCGTGAACCCCGGGGTGGACCTGGACCGCTTCCGTCCGGGGGACAAGCGGGCCGCGCGGGAGTCGGTGGGGCTGCCGTCGGACGCCTCGGTGCTGCTGTTCGTCGGCCGGATCCAGCCGCTGAAGGCCCCGGACGTGCTGCTGCGGACCGCCGCAGAGCTGATAGCGCGGGAGCCGGAGCGGCGCGAGAAGCTGGTCGTCGCGGTGGTCGGCGGGCCCAGCGGGTCCGGACTGGCCGAGCCCACACACCTGCACCGGCTGGCACGCCGGCTCGGCATCGCCGACGTGGTGCGCTTCGTGAAGCCGGTGGACCAGACCCGGCTGGCCGACTGGTACCGGGCCGCGGACATAGCGGTCGTGCCCTCCTACAGCGAGTCCTTCGGGCTGGTCGCGATCGAGGCCCAGGCCTGCGGCACGCCGGTGGTGGCCGCGCGGGTCGGCGGGCTGGCCACCGCGGTGGCCGACGGCCGCTCCGGCACGCTGGTCACCGGGCACGACCCCGGCGACTACGCCACCGCCACCGCCCGGCTGCTCGACGCGCCGCACCTGCTGGCCGACTACGGGGAGAACGCCGTCGAGCACGCGGCCCGCTTCGGCTGGTCGGCCACGGCGGCCGCGACCGCCGACGTCTACAGCCGCTCGATCGAGGATCTGCGCGCGCTCCGCTACCGGGAGTTGTGCGCCGGGCAGTAG